A section of the Arcobacter roscoffensis genome encodes:
- a CDS encoding methyl-accepting chemotaxis protein: MATNISIKLKLIILAIVITFSFIFIVISERSAMHELQTLAKMDHHTEELNVKLLELRKDEKDFLVRKDLKYIESFKKTLNEVFEIKELLKYELTYFDLNTTSLEEYEKTLKLYGKKFIELSEIQKRIGLTPTDALYGDLRAKVHQVQDYAKKQNDTYLLSSVYDLRKQEKDFMLRYKSKYIGKFNKIIKKLLDDNRYTQMHPLLKDYQTSFLALTKLEEKKGFDHKSGILGELRATVHKTDKQLEILTKIIAKAFVEKKDAISLYSLIVTSSIAIFIIFALIVFNRQISKSLIEFEKGLNNFFAFINHETNDVKPLNDKNNDEIGNMAKMINKNIENAKINIQKDRELIDDATQVANKIKEGYLSSRISHSSNSNELNELKNVINEMLDTLSSNIENINSVLNEFAKYDYTKEVKTSNINGEVLQLCENINIVAKSINEMLKESKSIGLGLQVSANTLVTNVDNLTTNANSTAASLEETAAAIEEITSTIVKNNESVQQMSTNSQKVKTAATNGEKLANETTSAMDEINEQVRAINESIGLIDQIAFQTNILSLNAAVEAATAGEAGKGFAVVAQEVRNLASRSAEVAKEIKHLVEVATSKATDGKEISAKMIMGYSELNENIHSTINLISDISTASKEQQIGMEQINDSINQLDKQTQEIANISSNTQHISEQTNSMAIEIVNNSDEKEFIGKDSVQGKNIDLQNFSKPIETKKQTIHKQERENVKVSKRSTEIKENSSSDDEWESF; encoded by the coding sequence ATGGCTACTAATATTTCCATAAAATTAAAGCTAATAATTTTAGCTATTGTAATTACGTTTAGTTTTATTTTCATTGTAATAAGCGAAAGAAGTGCAATGCATGAACTTCAAACTTTAGCAAAAATGGATCATCATACTGAAGAGTTGAATGTAAAACTTTTAGAACTAAGGAAAGATGAAAAAGATTTTTTAGTTAGAAAAGACTTGAAGTATATAGAAAGTTTTAAAAAAACACTAAATGAAGTTTTTGAAATAAAAGAACTACTTAAATATGAATTAACATATTTTGATTTAAATACTACTTCTTTAGAAGAGTATGAAAAAACTCTTAAACTGTATGGAAAAAAGTTTATAGAGCTATCAGAAATTCAAAAAAGAATTGGTCTTACTCCAACAGATGCTTTATATGGTGACTTAAGAGCTAAAGTACATCAAGTTCAAGACTATGCTAAAAAACAAAATGATACATATCTTTTATCATCTGTATATGACTTAAGAAAACAAGAAAAAGATTTTATGCTTAGATATAAAAGTAAATACATAGGCAAATTTAACAAAATCATCAAAAAGCTTCTTGATGATAATAGGTATACTCAAATGCACCCTTTATTAAAAGATTATCAAACAAGTTTTTTAGCTCTAACAAAACTTGAAGAGAAAAAAGGTTTTGATCATAAAAGTGGAATTTTAGGAGAGCTTAGAGCAACTGTACATAAAACAGATAAACAACTAGAAATCTTAACTAAAATAATTGCAAAAGCATTTGTTGAGAAAAAAGATGCTATTAGTTTATACTCACTTATAGTTACTTCAAGTATTGCTATTTTTATTATTTTTGCACTAATAGTGTTCAATAGACAAATCTCAAAATCTTTAATAGAGTTTGAAAAAGGTTTAAATAACTTCTTTGCTTTCATAAATCATGAAACAAATGATGTAAAACCTCTAAATGACAAAAACAATGATGAAATCGGAAACATGGCAAAAATGATTAATAAAAATATTGAAAATGCCAAAATAAATATTCAAAAAGATAGAGAGCTTATTGATGATGCAACACAAGTAGCAAATAAAATCAAAGAAGGATATTTATCAAGTAGAATTTCACATAGTTCTAATTCAAATGAGTTAAATGAACTAAAAAATGTAATAAACGAAATGCTTGATACTTTAAGTTCAAATATTGAAAATATAAACTCTGTTTTAAATGAGTTTGCAAAATATGACTATACAAAAGAAGTAAAAACTTCAAATATAAATGGTGAAGTATTACAACTTTGCGAAAACATAAATATAGTTGCAAAAAGTATAAATGAGATGTTAAAAGAGAGTAAATCAATTGGTCTTGGTCTTCAAGTAAGCGCTAATACTTTAGTGACAAATGTTGATAATCTTACTACAAATGCAAACTCTACAGCTGCTTCACTTGAAGAAACAGCAGCAGCAATTGAAGAAATCACATCTACAATTGTAAAAAATAATGAGAGTGTTCAACAGATGTCAACAAACTCTCAGAAAGTTAAAACAGCAGCTACAAATGGTGAGAAACTTGCAAATGAAACTACAAGTGCAATGGATGAAATAAATGAACAAGTTCGAGCTATAAACGAATCAATAGGTTTAATTGACCAGATTGCATTCCAAACAAATATTTTATCACTAAATGCAGCGGTAGAAGCAGCAACAGCAGGAGAAGCTGGTAAAGGTTTTGCTGTGGTTGCTCAAGAAGTACGAAACCTAGCTAGTAGAAGTGCCGAAGTTGCGAAGGAAATTAAACACCTAGTAGAAGTAGCAACATCAAAAGCAACAGATGGAAAAGAGATATCAGCTAAAATGATTATGGGATATAGTGAATTAAATGAAAATATTCATAGCACTATAAATCTAATTTCAGATATTTCAACTGCCTCAAAAGAGCAACAAATTGGTATGGAGCAAATAAATGACTCTATTAATCAACTAGACAAACAAACGCAAGAAATTGCAAATATCTCTTCAAATACTCAACATATTTCAGAACAAACTAATAGTATGGCTATTGAAATAGTAAACAATAGTGATGAAAAAGAGTTTATAGGAAAAGATAGTGTACAAGGGAAAAATATAGATTTACAAAATTTTTCTAAGCCAATTGAGACAAAAAAACAAACTATACATAAACAAGAACGAGAAAATGTAAAAGTTTCTAAAAGAAGTACAGAAATAAAAGAGAATTCATCAAGTGATGATGAATGGGAAAGTTTCTAA
- a CDS encoding tRNA (cytidine(34)-2'-O)-methyltransferase: protein MFNLVLHEPRIPGNVGTIGRLAFAMNCTLHLIKPYGFGEITEKEVRRAGLDYWYDLEIYEYENIEEFWEKNPISNRHFFATTKTDKVYFDAKFEKGDFFYFGREDAGLPESIMDKHKEGCITIPMTNDARSLNIANSVSIVAYEALRQNFKDFK, encoded by the coding sequence ATGTTTAATTTAGTATTACACGAACCAAGAATACCAGGAAATGTTGGAACTATCGGAAGATTAGCTTTTGCTATGAACTGTACTTTGCACCTTATAAAACCTTATGGTTTTGGTGAGATTACAGAAAAAGAAGTAAGAAGAGCTGGTCTTGATTATTGGTATGATTTAGAAATCTATGAGTATGAAAATATTGAAGAGTTTTGGGAAAAAAATCCAATCTCAAATAGACACTTCTTTGCAACTACAAAAACTGATAAAGTTTATTTTGATGCCAAGTTTGAAAAGGGTGATTTTTTCTACTTTGGTAGAGAAGATGCCGGTTTACCTGAATCAATTATGGATAAACATAAAGAAGGATGTATTACTATTCCTATGACAAATGATGCAAGAAGTTTAAATATTGCAAACTCTGTATCAATTGTAGCTTATGAAGCATTAAGACAAAACTTCAAAGATTTTAAATAA
- the purU gene encoding formyltetrahydrofolate deformylase, whose product MEEYILLIDTEDAKGLVYNISKVLFANNLNIERNAEYVDPETNKFFMRTRISGNISKDILLKELKEVLPQGSRIRLNKKAKKDVVILVTKESHVLGDLLIRYIDGELNANIKAVIGNHEHLRDLVEKFNIPFTCISAEGMEREAHEDLMIEEINKYEPEVIVLAKYMRILTPKFVQQYPQKVLNIHHSFLPAFIGANPYKQAHERGVKIIGATAHYVTDDLDEGPIISQDVVAVDHTFSWQDMRKAGRNVEKIVLSNAFQLLLEDRVFVYGNKTVIL is encoded by the coding sequence ATGGAAGAGTATATACTTTTAATTGATACAGAAGATGCAAAAGGTTTAGTTTACAACATTTCTAAAGTACTTTTTGCAAACAACTTAAATATTGAGCGAAATGCTGAATATGTTGACCCTGAAACTAACAAATTTTTCATGAGAACAAGAATCTCAGGAAATATCTCAAAAGACATTTTATTAAAAGAGTTAAAAGAGGTTTTACCACAAGGCTCAAGAATTAGACTAAATAAAAAAGCTAAAAAAGATGTAGTTATTTTAGTTACTAAAGAGTCTCATGTATTAGGTGATTTACTTATTAGATATATTGATGGTGAGTTAAATGCCAATATAAAAGCAGTTATTGGTAATCATGAGCATTTAAGAGATTTAGTTGAGAAGTTTAATATTCCATTTACATGTATTAGTGCAGAAGGAATGGAAAGAGAAGCTCACGAAGACTTAATGATTGAAGAGATTAACAAATATGAACCAGAAGTTATTGTTCTTGCAAAATATATGAGAATCTTAACTCCAAAGTTTGTACAACAATATCCACAAAAAGTACTAAATATTCACCACTCATTCTTACCTGCATTTATTGGAGCAAATCCATATAAGCAAGCTCATGAAAGAGGTGTTAAGATTATTGGTGCTACTGCTCATTATGTTACTGATGATTTAGATGAAGGTCCGATCATTTCTCAAGATGTAGTAGCGGTTGACCATACATTCTCTTGGCAAGATATGAGAAAAGCAGGAAGAAATGTAGAAAAAATTGTATTATCAAATGCCTTCCAGTTATTACTTGAAGATAGAGTATTTGTATACGGAAATAAAACGGTAATTTTATAA
- a CDS encoding malic enzyme-like NAD(P)-binding protein, whose product MSTKVTKSEALDYHKVPNPGKVAIATTTRLESQRDLSLAYSPGVAYPCEEIKDNPEAAYTYTSKRNLVAVISNGTAVLGLGDIGALASKPVMEGKAVLFKKFAAVDSFDIEVDEKDIDKFCETVKAISPTFGGINLEDIKSPECFEIERRLVDELNIPVMHDDQHGTAIITTAGLINASSMMNKKPEDMKVVVVGAGASAISCSNMYKELGVKNLIMCDSKGVIHKGRTDLNKYKKDFMIDDALTMNEAFTDADMVLGLSRPGTFTKEHISLMSERPIVFTLANPTPELFPEEVREVRPNAIIGTGRSDFPNQVNNVLGFPFIFRGALDVQTRKINMTMKMAAAYAIANLAKEPLYPELKVMFGDLSYGPEYIIPTPFDKRLMVEVSAAVANAAVETGVARVKEFDLEAYREKLSHMV is encoded by the coding sequence ATGAGTACTAAAGTAACAAAAAGTGAAGCATTAGATTACCATAAAGTTCCAAACCCTGGAAAGGTTGCTATTGCTACAACTACAAGATTAGAATCACAAAGAGATTTATCTCTTGCATACTCTCCAGGAGTTGCATACCCTTGTGAAGAAATCAAAGATAACCCAGAGGCTGCATATACATATACATCAAAAAGAAATTTAGTTGCAGTTATTTCAAATGGTACAGCTGTACTTGGACTAGGTGATATTGGAGCATTAGCTTCAAAGCCAGTTATGGAAGGTAAAGCCGTATTATTCAAAAAGTTTGCAGCAGTTGATTCTTTTGATATTGAAGTTGATGAAAAAGATATTGATAAGTTTTGTGAAACTGTAAAAGCGATTTCACCAACATTTGGTGGAATTAACTTAGAAGATATTAAATCACCTGAGTGTTTTGAAATTGAAAGAAGATTAGTTGATGAGTTAAACATCCCTGTTATGCATGATGATCAACATGGAACAGCTATTATTACAACAGCAGGTTTAATCAATGCTTCTTCTATGATGAATAAAAAGCCAGAAGATATGAAAGTTGTAGTTGTAGGTGCAGGAGCCTCAGCTATTTCTTGTTCTAATATGTATAAAGAATTAGGTGTTAAAAACTTAATTATGTGTGATTCAAAAGGTGTTATTCATAAAGGTAGAACCGATTTAAATAAATACAAAAAAGACTTTATGATTGATGATGCTCTTACTATGAATGAGGCATTTACTGATGCTGATATGGTATTAGGTTTATCAAGACCAGGTACATTTACAAAAGAGCATATTTCACTTATGAGTGAAAGACCTATTGTATTTACACTTGCAAACCCAACACCAGAGTTATTCCCAGAAGAAGTTAGAGAAGTAAGACCAAATGCAATTATCGGAACTGGAAGAAGTGACTTCCCAAATCAAGTAAATAATGTACTTGGATTCCCATTTATTTTTAGAGGTGCATTAGATGTACAAACTAGAAAAATCAACATGACTATGAAGATGGCAGCAGCTTATGCTATTGCAAATTTAGCAAAAGAGCCATTATATCCAGAATTAAAAGTTATGTTTGGTGACTTATCTTATGGGCCTGAATATATTATTCCAACTCCTTTTGATAAAAGACTTATGGTTGAAGTAAGTGCAGCAGTAGCAAACGCAGCTGTTGAGACAGGTGTTGCAAGAGTAAAAGAGTTTGATTTAGAGGCATATAGAGAAAAACTTTCTCATATGGTATAA
- the pgeF gene encoding peptidoglycan editing factor PgeF, producing MEDILAVFTDKSDGNLAYHVGDKRHNVDKNQKALAKKHGYRFSDLRYMNQVHGNNVVIVNHNSPRCTDDCDGLITNEKNLPLMVMVADCIPILLHDKKEGVIAALHAGRNSTFLKIVKVALDIMKKNFGCKGENIEALMGPSIQKCCYEVNDELLNIVEKNFGKEFIEGKNIDLQGINRAILEQNHVKNIEISKICTKCSGTEHYSYRKDPKTGRFAGVIKL from the coding sequence ATGGAAGATATATTAGCAGTTTTTACAGATAAAAGTGATGGAAACTTAGCATATCATGTGGGTGATAAAAGACATAATGTAGATAAAAATCAAAAAGCTTTAGCTAAAAAGCATGGCTATAGATTTAGTGATTTAAGATATATGAATCAAGTTCATGGAAACAATGTAGTTATTGTAAATCATAACTCCCCAAGATGTACAGATGATTGTGATGGACTTATCACAAACGAAAAAAACTTACCTTTGATGGTGATGGTTGCAGATTGTATACCTATTCTTTTACATGACAAAAAAGAGGGTGTTATAGCTGCTCTTCATGCAGGAAGAAACTCTACTTTTCTAAAGATAGTGAAAGTAGCACTTGATATTATGAAAAAAAACTTTGGATGTAAGGGTGAAAATATAGAAGCTCTTATGGGTCCTAGTATTCAAAAGTGTTGTTATGAAGTAAATGACGAGCTATTAAATATTGTAGAAAAAAACTTCGGAAAAGAGTTTATTGAAGGAAAAAATATAGATCTTCAAGGAATAAATCGTGCAATTTTAGAACAAAATCATGTAAAAAATATAGAAATTTCAAAAATTTGTACAAAATGTTCAGGAACTGAACACTATTCTTACAGAAAAGACCCAAAAACTGGCAGATTTGCAGGTGTCATAAAACTTTAA
- a CDS encoding class I SAM-dependent methyltransferase, which yields MNRFDEAAKTWDKKQSSIDSSNACVNNLLEKTTLKNDANILDYGCGTGFIAFALSNETNNILGMDYSDGMVSRFNEKAKELDFDNIKAVKHNMNEEELPQEQFDLVISSMTMHHIKDTNMFARKCFEALKKDGIVCINDLEKEDGTFHKKHNNEGVEHFGFEKEDVCKIFENQGFEIVSCDTVFKHERNDKEYPLFNLIAKKAK from the coding sequence ATGAATAGATTTGATGAAGCAGCAAAAACTTGGGATAAGAAACAATCAAGTATTGATAGTTCAAATGCCTGTGTAAATAACCTTTTAGAAAAAACTACACTTAAAAATGATGCAAATATTTTAGACTATGGTTGTGGTACTGGATTTATAGCTTTTGCCCTAAGCAATGAAACAAATAATATTTTAGGAATGGACTATTCAGATGGAATGGTTTCAAGATTTAATGAAAAAGCAAAAGAGTTAGACTTTGATAATATCAAAGCAGTTAAACACAATATGAATGAAGAAGAACTTCCACAAGAACAGTTTGATTTAGTAATATCTTCTATGACAATGCACCATATAAAAGATACAAACATGTTTGCAAGAAAATGTTTTGAAGCCCTTAAAAAAGATGGTATTGTTTGTATAAATGACCTTGAAAAAGAGGATGGAACTTTCCATAAGAAACATAACAATGAGGGAGTTGAACACTTTGGTTTTGAAAAAGAAGATGTATGTAAAATCTTTGAAAATCAAGGTTTTGAAATAGTGTCATGTGATACAGTTTTCAAACATGAAAGAAATGATAAAGAATACCCACTTTTTAATCTAATCGCTAAAAAAGCTAAGTAA
- a CDS encoding bacteriohemerythrin, translating into MLIDKNNLPLVAEDFMNDVHYEDVDIINELHSKAVIFKENTTEENKQELIACYEKWYDHTVKHFKGEEAVMLERRFPPYMMHKGEHDRCLEHMAYVLNSFKSSSDIDALLNYLETDLLNWLLNHIQTMDTVTANFFKTGMSPCSAMH; encoded by the coding sequence ATGCTAATAGATAAAAACAACTTACCCCTTGTAGCAGAAGATTTTATGAATGATGTACATTATGAAGATGTAGATATTATAAATGAACTACACTCAAAAGCGGTAATATTCAAAGAAAATACAACAGAAGAAAACAAACAAGAACTTATAGCCTGCTATGAAAAGTGGTATGACCATACAGTAAAGCATTTCAAAGGTGAAGAGGCAGTTATGTTAGAGCGAAGATTTCCTCCTTATATGATGCATAAGGGTGAACATGATAGATGTTTGGAGCATATGGCTTATGTGCTAAATAGTTTCAAATCTTCAAGTGATATTGATGCACTTTTAAACTACTTAGAAACGGATTTGTTAAACTGGCTTTTAAATCATATTCAAACTATGGATACAGTTACAGCAAACTTTTTCAAAACTGGTATGAGTCCATGTAGTGCCATGCACTAA
- a CDS encoding shikimate dehydrogenase, with protein MSQTKEKFVIFGNPVAHSKSPQMQNAGFEALDYDGVYEKHHLEDGTTIKTAFLENSYEGANITVPHKEFAYKNADEVRGLANKIQAVNTYINENGKIIAYNTDAPGFLKAIESFGEVKNVLLLGAGGTAKAIALALQEKGIKVTVLNRSAGKLEFFKNEGITSYSWDDFKAENYDLVVNSTSAGLKDEYLPCDKEILEPILEKASFAFDCVYGKITPFLALAKQNNCEIKDGEDMLLFQGVLAFEYFTKQNVGEDIVEAMRKGLKGE; from the coding sequence ATGTCACAAACAAAAGAAAAATTCGTAATATTTGGAAATCCAGTAGCTCACTCAAAATCACCACAAATGCAAAATGCAGGTTTTGAAGCACTAGATTATGATGGAGTTTATGAAAAACACCACTTAGAAGATGGAACAACTATAAAAACTGCTTTTTTAGAAAACTCATATGAAGGAGCAAACATCACAGTTCCTCATAAAGAGTTTGCATACAAAAACGCCGATGAAGTAAGAGGATTAGCAAACAAAATCCAAGCAGTAAACACATATATAAATGAAAATGGAAAAATCATAGCATACAACACAGATGCACCAGGCTTCCTAAAAGCAATAGAGTCTTTTGGAGAGGTAAAAAATGTACTACTTTTAGGAGCAGGAGGAACAGCAAAAGCAATTGCGCTTGCCTTGCAAGAAAAAGGTATCAAAGTAACAGTACTAAACAGAAGTGCAGGAAAATTAGAGTTTTTTAAAAACGAAGGTATCACTTCATACTCATGGGATGATTTCAAAGCAGAAAACTATGACCTAGTAGTAAACTCAACAAGTGCAGGACTAAAAGATGAATATCTTCCATGCGACAAAGAAATCCTAGAGCCAATTTTAGAAAAAGCCTCATTTGCTTTTGACTGTGTATATGGAAAAATCACACCATTTTTAGCACTAGCTAAACAAAATAACTGTGAGATAAAAGACGGTGAGGATATGTTGCTTTTCCAAGGTGTTTTAGCCTTTGAATACTTCACAAAACAAAATGTAGGTGAAGATATAGTAGAAGCTATGAGAAAGGGATTAAAAGGAGAGTAA
- a CDS encoding super-infection exclusion protein B — MNISDIQKNISLIYKISLIIFLAGLFLIFSSEEIKQKMYLNKFILEYGVYIGIGTLISGLIFMYFFFEYIFLSYKNKKKINMFKNDLLRELKQLSLDEKKVFAYFIVNNTKTSNLDIKFESIQEPKVLKQLLAKGYLYKKYVRLEPFYIINNDIWALLHDNQNEIFYEEVFWSDK, encoded by the coding sequence TTGAACATAAGTGATATACAAAAGAATATTTCTTTGATATATAAAATATCATTAATAATTTTTTTAGCAGGATTGTTTTTGATATTTTCATCAGAAGAGATAAAACAAAAAATGTATCTTAATAAATTCATTTTGGAATATGGTGTATATATCGGAATTGGTACTTTAATAAGTGGGTTAATTTTTATGTATTTCTTTTTTGAATATATATTTCTTTCGTATAAAAATAAAAAGAAAATAAATATGTTTAAAAATGATTTATTAAGAGAGTTAAAACAATTATCATTAGATGAAAAAAAAGTTTTCGCATATTTTATTGTAAATAATACAAAGACCTCAAATTTAGATATAAAGTTTGAAAGTATTCAAGAACCTAAAGTTTTAAAACAATTATTGGCAAAAGGTTATTTATATAAAAAGTATGTCAGACTAGAACCATTTTATATTATTAATAATGATATTTGGGCTTTATTACATGATAATCAAAATGAAATATTTTATGAAGAAGTATTTTGGAGTGATAAATAA
- a CDS encoding CcdB family protein, which produces MAQFDVYKNDNPITNKKTPYLLDVQSDVLKHLNTRVVVPLSRDKKVFNGLIKELVVKDEKVYSLDSQKEEIKNSIDFLIYGF; this is translated from the coding sequence ATGGCTCAATTTGATGTATATAAAAATGACAATCCAATAACAAATAAAAAAACACCATATCTTTTAGATGTACAAAGTGATGTATTAAAACATCTAAATACAAGAGTTGTAGTACCTTTATCTAGAGATAAAAAAGTATTTAATGGTTTAATAAAAGAGTTAGTTGTAAAGGATGAAAAGGTTTATTCTTTGGATAGTCAAAAAGAAGAGATTAAAAATTCTATTGACTTTTTGATTTATGGGTTTTGA
- a CDS encoding type II toxin-antitoxin system CcdA family antitoxin: MTRKMTITLEKSILSELDNAALTQGKKKSQIIREALRSYLNIASKEEKAEQWYKENKEAVDAYNKEVEEEGLILKDSRMF; this comes from the coding sequence ATGACTAGAAAAATGACAATTACACTAGAAAAATCTATACTTTCAGAACTAGATAATGCAGCTTTAACTCAAGGGAAAAAGAAAAGTCAGATTATTAGAGAAGCATTAAGGAGTTATTTAAATATTGCTTCAAAAGAAGAAAAAGCAGAACAATGGTACAAAGAAAATAAAGAAGCCGTTGATGCTTATAACAAAGAAGTAGAAGAAGAGGGCTTGATACTAAAAGATAGTAGGATGTTCTAA
- a CDS encoding AEC family transporter, with protein sequence MLDPVLPIAMYLLFGYLYKVIFHDNSKQLIEFIIYFSLPGIVFSKIYPLNLDGTILGLMIMFIGFILFNLALAYFIGRLMKLDRLTLATFMIMATFGNTSFIGLSYIDAFYGQDFIVYGIIYDIFGSFFLLVTLGMIVINWGTGKKNDTKSILKSLVLFPPSLMFFLTIFAKNFEVPNFLLLTSETLGSTLVPLAMVAIGMKLELKNIFVKFHIVTMAMCIKMLIVPILVLIGFQIFYGIDETWVKVTIIEVAMPPMTMATVLAIKGGLDEKIAINSLVLGVLLSLLTISMYVNYLA encoded by the coding sequence ATGTTAGACCCCGTATTACCCATAGCAATGTATCTTCTATTTGGATATTTATATAAAGTTATATTTCACGATAATTCTAAACAACTTATAGAATTCATAATATATTTTTCTTTACCAGGAATTGTTTTTTCAAAGATTTATCCTTTAAATCTTGATGGGACTATTTTAGGTCTTATGATAATGTTTATAGGATTTATTCTATTTAATTTAGCACTTGCTTACTTCATCGGAAGATTGATGAAATTAGATAGATTAACTTTAGCTACTTTTATGATTATGGCTACATTTGGAAATACCTCATTTATAGGTCTTTCTTATATAGATGCTTTTTATGGTCAAGACTTTATAGTTTATGGAATCATTTATGATATTTTTGGGTCATTCTTTTTACTAGTTACCTTAGGAATGATTGTAATTAACTGGGGTACAGGTAAAAAAAATGATACAAAGTCTATTTTAAAAAGTCTAGTACTTTTCCCTCCAAGTTTGATGTTTTTTTTGACAATATTTGCAAAAAACTTTGAAGTGCCAAACTTTTTATTACTTACAAGTGAAACCTTAGGTTCAACACTAGTTCCCCTTGCAATGGTTGCAATTGGTATGAAACTTGAACTAAAAAATATATTTGTGAAATTTCATATCGTAACTATGGCGATGTGTATAAAAATGCTTATTGTTCCAATCCTTGTATTAATAGGATTTCAGATTTTTTATGGAATTGATGAAACATGGGTTAAAGTTACAATCATCGAAGTAGCTATGCCTCCTATGACTATGGCAACAGTATTGGCTATAAAAGGTGGCTTAGATGAGAAAATAGCTATTAACTCTTTAGTTCTTGGTGTATTACTAAGTTTACTTACTATAAGTATGTATGTTAATTATTTAGCTTAA
- a CDS encoding AraC family transcriptional regulator, whose protein sequence is MKRDTKHLRAQIVNKTLNYIYKHIGTDISLEELAKLNSVSKYHFHRIFKEETGENVFEKITSIRLQKAANLLITDKYSTITEIANFCGYASHTSFIKAFKKRFTYTPSQWRKGAFRGFTKNRFDIDDESIKDLDGLEPKIKVCPQRTCTYLRLKGYTEPNLIKIWQKLLAFEYQCNLKNSTHIGIYHDSTIMIPYEECNYIAALEVDDSFESNNSISKLKIYESLCAVFHHKGKYGDIERLMIYIYQYWMPNSGYEVLSLPAYAVFTKNHYLEENDTFILDFHVPVRVI, encoded by the coding sequence ATGAAAAGAGATACAAAACATCTAAGAGCTCAAATAGTAAATAAAACTTTAAACTATATTTATAAACATATTGGCACAGATATTTCACTAGAAGAACTAGCAAAATTAAATAGTGTTAGCAAATACCACTTTCATAGAATATTCAAAGAAGAAACAGGAGAAAATGTTTTTGAAAAGATTACATCTATTAGACTTCAGAAAGCTGCAAATCTTCTTATTACTGACAAATACTCTACCATTACTGAAATAGCAAATTTTTGCGGTTATGCTTCACATACATCATTTATCAAAGCCTTTAAAAAGCGTTTTACATATACTCCAAGTCAGTGGAGAAAAGGAGCTTTTAGAGGCTTCACTAAAAATAGATTTGATATAGATGATGAATCTATAAAAGATCTTGATGGTTTAGAGCCAAAAATAAAAGTTTGTCCACAAAGAACATGTACATATCTTCGACTAAAAGGCTACACTGAACCAAACCTTATAAAGATATGGCAAAAACTATTAGCTTTTGAGTATCAATGTAATCTAAAAAACAGTACTCATATTGGGATTTACCACGATAGTACTATTATGATTCCATATGAAGAGTGTAATTATATCGCTGCACTTGAAGTAGATGATAGTTTTGAATCAAATAATTCAATAAGTAAATTAAAAATCTATGAATCCCTATGTGCTGTTTTTCATCATAAAGGTAAATATGGAGATATTGAAAGACTTATGATTTATATTTATCAATATTGGATGCCAAATAGTGGATATGAAGTTTTATCTCTACCTGCTTATGCTGTATTTACAAAAAACCACTATTTAGAAGAAAACGATACTTTTATTTTAGACTTTCATGTTCCTGTTAGGGTTATCTGA
- a CDS encoding DUF6172 family protein: MKKTFKLEDGRRHPDRIIDAIKHEVRKYIKREKKKKLPEDTDFWKFECKSAINGEEPQTLEFIDITKAIDEAAASKAESLYLEIIAKATVKEKKVVQEETAKETTEENSEELSE; the protein is encoded by the coding sequence TTGAAGAAAACCTTTAAACTTGAAGATGGTAGAAGACATCCAGATAGAATTATTGATGCTATTAAACACGAAGTTAGAAAATACATCAAAAGAGAAAAAAAGAAAAAATTACCTGAAGATACAGACTTTTGGAAGTTCGAATGTAAAAGTGCAATAAATGGTGAAGAACCACAGACTTTAGAATTCATAGACATTACAAAAGCTATTGATGAAGCAGCAGCTTCAAAAGCAGAGTCATTATATCTTGAGATTATTGCAAAAGCTACTGTAAAAGAAAAAAAAGTAGTACAGGAAGAAACAGCAAAAGAAACAACAGAAGAAAACTCTGAAGAATTATCAGAATAA